A section of the Paenibacillus yonginensis genome encodes:
- a CDS encoding ROK family transcriptional regulator yields the protein MIKKTDQDVMRENNTKLVLKTLFDTDQTSRSLIAEKINLQKSTVSSIVRELHEQGLIEELGIGEASNIGGRRPNLIRFNRKFGLVLAFDMGFKHLKYSVNYINGELIEQDSINIYTNKVKDIFALMKDIIVNLQDYGTLNGLIGIAIAVHAPVSSNQVLYSPFLDFETFDLIEALKEVIDVPVVIENEANLTAIYIRDFYQHAHQVQFDNILAINIHNGIGVGTIIDRRLYKGLKGLSGEIGRSIIMTGHKEKRRLEEVYSEKAVLDQIGQLKKNSNFTLKDFVSLMKKKDPEVTAIMEQWVTAIAQITYNSIQYTAPDAVFLSSRFIAHFPHLLDGIIKEYLSLEPLGSSQIISIDDHIHELTLLGGVSLVARQILGLESYDLSFTK from the coding sequence ATGATTAAGAAAACTGATCAGGACGTTATGCGGGAAAATAACACTAAATTAGTATTAAAAACACTATTTGATACTGATCAGACCTCCAGAAGTTTAATAGCGGAGAAAATCAATCTTCAGAAGTCCACGGTTTCCTCAATTGTACGCGAGCTGCATGAGCAGGGCCTGATTGAAGAGCTGGGCATAGGGGAAGCGTCGAACATCGGCGGCCGCAGACCTAACTTAATCCGCTTTAACCGGAAGTTCGGACTGGTGCTGGCGTTTGATATGGGCTTTAAGCATCTGAAATATTCCGTCAATTATATCAATGGCGAGCTTATCGAGCAGGACTCGATCAACATTTATACCAACAAAGTGAAAGATATTTTTGCTTTGATGAAGGATATTATTGTCAATCTGCAGGATTACGGCACCCTAAACGGACTAATCGGCATTGCAATAGCGGTTCACGCTCCGGTGTCGAGCAATCAGGTTTTGTACAGTCCCTTCCTGGACTTTGAAACCTTTGATCTCATTGAGGCGTTGAAAGAGGTTATTGACGTTCCTGTTGTGATCGAAAATGAAGCGAATCTCACTGCGATTTATATCCGGGATTTCTACCAGCATGCTCACCAGGTCCAATTCGATAATATTCTTGCCATCAACATTCATAATGGGATAGGGGTAGGCACGATTATAGACAGACGTTTATATAAAGGCCTAAAAGGACTGTCCGGTGAAATCGGGCGCTCGATCATCATGACGGGGCATAAGGAAAAACGCCGTCTGGAGGAGGTTTATTCAGAGAAAGCGGTGCTGGATCAGATAGGCCAATTAAAAAAGAACTCTAATTTCACCTTGAAGGACTTTGTTTCTTTAATGAAGAAGAAAGACCCTGAAGTTACGGCGATTATGGAGCAATGGGTTACGGCGATCGCGCAAATTACATACAACTCCATCCAATACACCGCCCCGGACGCCGTGTTTCTTTCTTCCCGGTTTATTGCCCATTTCCCTCATCTGTTAGATGGGATTATTAAAGAGTACCTGTCCCTGGAGCCGCTTGGGTCCAGTCAAATTATTTCAATTGACGACCACATCCACGAATTAACGCTGTTAGGCGGGGTATCTTTGGTAGCCAGACAAATTCTGGGCCTGGAGTCGTATGATCTGTCTTTTACGAAATAG
- a CDS encoding glycoside hydrolase family 43 protein, with amino-acid sequence MQIENPVLKGFNADPSIVRVGDTYYIANSTFEWFPGVQIHESKDLVNWRLIAHPLSTRTLLDMKGNKDSGGIWAPDLSYADGKFWLVYTDVKVTEGAFKDMTNYLTTAESIYGPWSDPIKLNGVGFDASLFHDDDGKKYLVQMEWDHREYHHPFNGIKLTEYSVEEQRMLPETGKIIYKGTDVKLVEGPHIYKLFGQYYLFCAEGGTVYSHQEVVARSKELFGPFETQPGEVFLTAFDSPDNYLQKNGHGALVDTPEGEWYFAHLTGRPWHRENESVRDPRGWCTLGRETAIQKVEWDEEKWPHIVGGKQGRRFVEAPKGAVETKYEPTYPEQDHFESDTLNINFNTLRVPFDESIGSLTAKPGHLRLYGKGSLTNEHEQALVARRWQSFYFDAQTSVAYSPYTFQQMAGLVNYYNTGHWSMIHVTWNEIHGRVIEVTQNDRGVLTSFLKDKAIKVPDEAEYVHFKVKVRKETYTYAYSFDNEYWTDIEITLDAAILSDDYVVQSYGGFFTGAFVGMANVDYSGYELPADFDYFTYKELEKN; translated from the coding sequence ATGCAAATTGAAAATCCAGTGTTAAAAGGCTTTAATGCGGATCCGTCTATCGTCAGGGTAGGCGATACCTACTACATTGCCAACTCCACCTTTGAATGGTTCCCTGGCGTGCAAATTCATGAATCCAAGGACCTGGTGAATTGGCGGCTGATTGCTCATCCGCTCTCTACAAGGACGCTGCTGGACATGAAGGGCAACAAGGATTCAGGCGGCATCTGGGCGCCCGATTTGTCTTACGCCGACGGCAAGTTCTGGCTTGTATATACCGATGTTAAGGTAACGGAAGGCGCCTTCAAGGACATGACCAATTATTTGACGACAGCCGAAAGCATTTATGGTCCGTGGAGCGATCCGATCAAGCTGAATGGCGTGGGTTTCGATGCTTCTTTGTTCCATGACGACGACGGGAAAAAATATCTGGTTCAAATGGAATGGGATCATCGCGAATATCATCATCCATTTAACGGCATTAAACTTACGGAATATTCGGTTGAGGAGCAGAGAATGCTTCCGGAGACCGGCAAGATCATTTACAAAGGCACGGATGTGAAGCTGGTAGAAGGTCCTCATATCTATAAATTATTTGGCCAATATTACCTGTTCTGTGCAGAAGGCGGGACGGTGTATTCCCACCAGGAGGTGGTAGCCCGGTCGAAAGAATTGTTTGGCCCTTTTGAAACCCAACCCGGCGAGGTGTTCCTGACTGCGTTTGATTCACCGGATAACTATTTGCAGAAGAACGGGCACGGAGCTCTAGTCGATACGCCGGAAGGCGAATGGTATTTCGCTCATTTGACGGGCCGCCCATGGCACCGGGAGAACGAATCGGTCCGCGATCCGCGCGGCTGGTGTACATTAGGCAGAGAAACCGCGATTCAGAAAGTGGAGTGGGATGAGGAGAAATGGCCTCATATCGTAGGCGGCAAGCAGGGAAGACGTTTTGTTGAAGCGCCTAAAGGGGCTGTTGAAACGAAATACGAGCCTACCTATCCGGAGCAGGATCATTTTGAATCGGATACGCTGAATATTAATTTCAATACCTTGCGTGTGCCTTTTGACGAGTCTATAGGCTCCCTTACAGCCAAGCCGGGACATCTGCGGTTGTACGGCAAAGGCTCGCTGACCAATGAACATGAGCAGGCACTGGTTGCACGGCGCTGGCAGTCCTTTTATTTTGACGCCCAAACGTCTGTTGCTTATTCGCCTTATACCTTCCAGCAGATGGCAGGACTTGTGAATTATTATAATACCGGTCACTGGTCTATGATTCATGTAACCTGGAACGAAATCCATGGTCGGGTTATTGAAGTGACGCAGAACGACCGGGGAGTTCTTACCAGCTTCCTGAAGGATAAAGCGATTAAAGTGCCTGACGAAGCCGAATATGTTCATTTTAAAGTGAAGGTAAGAAAAGAGACCTACACGTATGCCTATTCTTTTGACAATGAGTATTGGACCGATATTGAGATCACGCTGGATGCGGCGATATTGTCCGATGATTATGTGGTTCAGTCCTACGGCGGTTTCTTTACAGGGGCGTTTGTAGGCATGGCTAATGTGGATTATTCGGGTTATGAGCTGCCGGCAGATTTCGACTATTTTACGTATAAAGAGCTTGAAAAAAATTAA
- a CDS encoding DUF4181 domain-containing protein — protein MYFWMIYMTLSFGFRALMEFIYIKESRQFIGSIIGLILVLIVTYAVYQNAFLS, from the coding sequence ATGTATTTTTGGATGATCTATATGACCTTATCCTTTGGATTTAGGGCCCTTATGGAGTTTATCTACATCAAGGAATCCAGACAGTTTATCGGCTCGATAATCGGACTTATTTTGGTTCTTATCGTAACCTATGCTGTATATCAAAATGCTTTTTTAAGTTAA
- a CDS encoding cobalamin-independent methionine synthase II family protein, whose amino-acid sequence MCNRFQIVGSLLRPSNLLEYKHQIEHRDDIRYPFYQDFQGYEQCESEAIQAVVDQEIKNGLSVLTDGEYSKSMWHLDFVWGFQGISRYIADHGYFFRDIDGTSKYETRKDIGLRITGELGGKNHHFIDVFKKLQTLAGERETKLCVPSPSHIFGELSWSDNIGGTEAVYKDKQELKAGLVKAYKEFVEDFAAAGGKILQFDDCLWELFADDNPNSPYTGEHINQEEVQALAAEFIDINNTIIDFGHGLGLKMWTHNCRGNYDSRNMGGGSYAKIANLFLKQLKYDRFFLEWDDERAGSLEALAVFKDRPETEIVLGLLSSKTNTLDDETRVIRMLDEASKIIDKDRLLLSHQCGFASCDGGNELTEEEQWAKIKQGQRIAEQYWGN is encoded by the coding sequence ATGTGCAATAGATTTCAAATCGTAGGCAGCTTGTTGCGTCCGTCTAATTTATTGGAATACAAACATCAGATCGAACATCGGGATGATATCCGTTATCCTTTTTACCAGGATTTCCAAGGGTACGAGCAGTGTGAGTCCGAAGCGATTCAGGCAGTAGTTGATCAGGAAATTAAAAACGGTCTGTCCGTGCTTACCGATGGGGAATATTCCAAATCAATGTGGCACCTGGATTTTGTCTGGGGATTCCAAGGGATTAGCCGTTATATCGCTGACCACGGATATTTTTTCAGGGATATTGATGGAACTTCAAAATACGAGACACGGAAAGACATTGGTCTGCGCATTACAGGTGAATTAGGCGGGAAGAACCATCATTTTATTGATGTATTCAAGAAGCTTCAGACCCTGGCTGGCGAACGGGAAACCAAGCTGTGTGTGCCTTCGCCGTCTCATATTTTCGGGGAGTTGTCCTGGTCGGATAACATTGGCGGCACAGAGGCCGTTTATAAGGACAAACAGGAGCTTAAAGCGGGTCTGGTTAAGGCTTATAAGGAATTCGTAGAGGATTTTGCTGCGGCCGGCGGGAAGATTCTGCAATTTGACGATTGCTTATGGGAGCTGTTTGCGGATGATAACCCGAACTCTCCTTATACGGGCGAGCATATTAATCAAGAGGAAGTACAGGCATTGGCTGCGGAGTTCATCGACATTAACAATACGATCATTGATTTTGGTCATGGTTTAGGGCTGAAAATGTGGACGCACAACTGCCGCGGCAATTATGATTCCCGTAATATGGGCGGGGGCTCTTATGCCAAAATTGCCAACCTTTTTTTGAAGCAGCTGAAATATGACCGCTTTTTCCTGGAATGGGATGATGAACGTGCTGGTTCGCTAGAGGCGCTGGCGGTGTTCAAGGATAGACCGGAAACCGAAATTGTGCTTGGACTGCTCTCCTCCAAAACCAATACGCTTGATGACGAAACCCGTGTAATCAGAATGCTTGACGAGGCCTCGAAAATTATCGATAAGGACCGCTTATTGCTTTCCCACCAATGCGGTTTTGCCTCCTGTGACGGCGGCAATGAATTAACGGAAGAGGAACAGTGGGCCAAGATTAAACAAGGTCAACGGATTGCGGAGCAATATTGGGGGAACTGA
- a CDS encoding DinB family protein — MKTIKCMMDHLYWADERILHALEEGEIKNKELLKLVRHVAVAEQVWLSRLQGKGSTQYSLWEEAEELASIRTMFEQNAEQYRTYIAGLEESELDVMIDYTNQSGVPFQTSVRDILLQVLLHGQYHRGQINRALRIESAEPVQVDYITFARLK, encoded by the coding sequence ATGAAGACGATCAAGTGTATGATGGACCATCTATACTGGGCGGACGAACGTATCTTGCACGCGCTTGAAGAAGGCGAGATCAAAAACAAGGAGCTTCTGAAGCTGGTTCGGCATGTGGCAGTTGCGGAACAAGTCTGGCTGTCCCGACTGCAGGGCAAGGGCAGCACGCAATATTCATTGTGGGAGGAAGCGGAAGAACTTGCATCAATCCGGACGATGTTCGAACAAAATGCCGAGCAATATCGTACCTATATCGCAGGGCTCGAGGAATCCGAGCTGGACGTGATGATCGACTATACGAACCAGAGCGGAGTTCCATTCCAAACGTCCGTCCGGGACATCCTGCTGCAGGTTCTCCTGCATGGGCAATACCATCGGGGACAGATCAACCGGGCACTTCGGATCGAATCGGCAGAGCCTGTCCAAGTCGATTACATCACATTTGCAAGACTCAAATAG
- a CDS encoding FAD-binding protein gives MGDQLNWAGNYRYSSKELLEPENLEEVKDLVVSRTSIRVLGSRHSFNGIADTEGSQLSLRKMNRVIELDQAQRTVTVEGGIRYGDLCRYLNDHGFALPNLASLPHISVAGAVATATHGSGDLNANLAASVSAIELLKSDGEVVVLTRGIDPDFEGAVVGLGGLGVVTMLKLDVVPSFEVSQNVYERLPFSVLDHGGLHDIFSAAYSVSLFTNWAEPVFNQVWVKRKLEIDGENEDPADFFGALPATEKLHMVYGQPVVNCSEQLGVPGPWHERLPHFRMEFSPSAGNELQSEYFVPRQHAAQALRALGKLSGRIAPLLFISEIRTIAADTLWMSPCYRQDSVAFHFTWKPEWEGVRQLLPLMERELEPFGARPHWAKLFTMEPGRIQAQCERLPEFRELLLRYDPIGKFRNTFLDQYMRHE, from the coding sequence ATGGGAGATCAGCTGAACTGGGCCGGAAATTACCGCTACAGCTCGAAGGAGCTGCTTGAGCCTGAAAATCTGGAAGAAGTCAAAGACCTGGTCGTTAGCCGTACAAGCATACGTGTGCTGGGCTCGCGTCACTCTTTTAACGGGATTGCCGATACCGAGGGCAGCCAGCTCTCGCTTCGTAAGATGAATCGGGTCATTGAGCTTGATCAAGCACAGAGAACCGTAACTGTTGAAGGCGGTATTCGGTATGGCGATCTGTGCCGTTACTTAAACGATCATGGCTTTGCCCTGCCTAATTTAGCCTCTCTGCCGCATATAAGCGTAGCTGGCGCTGTGGCGACGGCCACACATGGCTCGGGTGATTTGAATGCAAACCTTGCCGCTTCTGTAAGCGCTATCGAGCTGCTGAAATCGGATGGAGAAGTTGTGGTACTTACGCGCGGGATAGACCCTGATTTCGAAGGGGCGGTTGTTGGACTTGGCGGACTGGGAGTCGTCACAATGCTTAAACTGGATGTAGTCCCTTCATTTGAGGTTAGTCAGAACGTATATGAGCGTCTGCCTTTTTCGGTACTGGATCATGGCGGCCTACACGATATTTTCTCTGCTGCCTACAGTGTCAGCTTGTTTACGAATTGGGCGGAGCCCGTATTCAATCAAGTGTGGGTAAAAAGGAAGCTGGAAATCGACGGGGAGAATGAGGACCCGGCCGATTTCTTCGGGGCTTTGCCTGCTACGGAGAAACTCCACATGGTATATGGCCAACCCGTGGTGAACTGCAGCGAGCAGCTGGGGGTTCCGGGTCCCTGGCACGAACGTCTGCCTCATTTCCGTATGGAATTTTCCCCCAGTGCAGGCAACGAGCTGCAAAGTGAATATTTCGTACCGAGGCAGCATGCGGCCCAGGCGCTGCGCGCGTTAGGCAAGCTGAGCGGCCGAATTGCGCCTCTGCTCTTCATCTCCGAGATCCGAACCATTGCCGCTGACACTCTCTGGATGAGCCCTTGCTACCGGCAAGACAGTGTTGCTTTTCATTTTACATGGAAGCCGGAATGGGAAGGGGTGCGCCAGTTGCTTCCGCTTATGGAACGTGAACTGGAGCCGTTTGGAGCACGCCCGCATTGGGCGAAGCTGTTCACGATGGAACCGGGAAGGATACAAGCGCAGTGTGAGCGGTTACCGGAATTCCGGGAGCTGCTGCTCCGATATGATCCAATAGGGAAGTTTCGGAATACGTTCCTGGATCAATACATGAGGCATGAATGA
- a CDS encoding TetR/AcrR family transcriptional regulator has protein sequence MARTKAFDTNEILHKAMSVFGNRGYEGTSLPDLITGLGIARQSIYDTYGTKWDLFFSAVQHYMEQKNQELKRYCEGPGTILEKVELVFTTIIKVLIDPELRPQCFIISSAIEQAPQNKELSAYLQANIEQSEQIFYAMLEQAVVQGEIAPEANLRDLARFLVHERIALITSAKLGMDEPKLLGIMQMILLVFRTLQNS, from the coding sequence ATGGCAAGAACTAAGGCCTTTGATACGAATGAGATTCTGCATAAAGCTATGAGTGTCTTTGGGAATCGCGGCTATGAAGGGACCTCGCTGCCGGACTTAATCACCGGGCTCGGCATTGCCCGCCAAAGTATATATGATACATACGGGACGAAATGGGATTTGTTTTTCTCCGCAGTGCAGCATTATATGGAGCAGAAAAATCAGGAGTTGAAAAGGTATTGCGAAGGGCCGGGGACAATCCTTGAGAAGGTGGAACTAGTATTCACCACTATTATTAAAGTACTTATAGATCCGGAACTGCGTCCGCAGTGTTTCATTATTAGCAGCGCTATCGAACAGGCGCCTCAAAATAAAGAGCTCTCTGCTTACTTACAGGCGAATATCGAACAGTCGGAGCAGATCTTTTACGCGATGCTGGAGCAAGCGGTGGTCCAAGGGGAGATAGCCCCTGAGGCGAACCTCCGGGACCTGGCCCGTTTTCTCGTTCATGAGCGGATCGCGCTAATCACGTCAGCCAAGCTCGGAATGGACGAGCCGAAGCTGCTTGGCATTATGCAAATGATACTGCTGGTCTTCCGGACGTTACAAAACAGCTAA
- a CDS encoding NmrA family NAD(P)-binding protein, with translation MHNESFPRILLTGGEGTTSSRIAQLLNDHGYRIRRAGRSGPMPGVKQLDEHVPFDWFDDSNHDELLKDVHAVYLVAPASMHPEEVMIPFIRRALDASVKRFVLLSSASIPENGPVFGAVHHYLRQHAPEWAVLRPSYFMQNFTNAGHGHGHSLRHSGQIYTAAGEGRVGFVDAEDIAAVGFHALTDKVPYNRELIITGPESLTYDDVAEVIRSVTGLNIKHIHITPNELKERHKASGLPDSYAEYLAGMDVSIRLEGTEDQVTDTVFRVTGREPSSLEQFILLNKTWFSSDNQSLQ, from the coding sequence ATGCATAATGAATCATTCCCTCGTATTTTACTAACAGGGGGAGAAGGCACAACCTCCTCTCGAATTGCACAGCTGCTGAACGATCACGGTTACCGGATTAGAAGAGCCGGACGCAGTGGACCCATGCCCGGGGTGAAACAACTTGATGAGCATGTCCCTTTTGACTGGTTCGACGACTCTAACCACGATGAGCTGCTAAAGGACGTTCATGCCGTATATCTGGTTGCACCTGCAAGTATGCATCCTGAAGAGGTAATGATCCCTTTTATCCGCAGGGCACTTGACGCCTCGGTTAAGCGTTTCGTCCTGTTATCCAGTGCCTCTATTCCGGAGAATGGACCCGTCTTTGGAGCCGTTCACCATTATCTTCGTCAGCACGCTCCCGAGTGGGCCGTACTGCGACCCTCCTATTTCATGCAAAACTTCACGAATGCCGGACACGGACACGGTCACTCTTTGCGTCATAGCGGGCAAATCTATACTGCAGCCGGAGAGGGAAGGGTAGGTTTCGTAGACGCAGAGGATATTGCAGCTGTAGGCTTCCATGCCCTAACCGACAAGGTGCCTTATAACCGGGAACTTATCATTACCGGGCCAGAATCCCTCACTTATGACGATGTGGCTGAAGTGATTCGCAGCGTTACCGGCCTGAACATTAAACATATCCATATCACGCCAAACGAGCTTAAAGAGCGGCATAAGGCCTCCGGCTTGCCGGACAGCTATGCCGAATACCTGGCCGGCATGGATGTCAGCATCCGTTTGGAAGGAACGGAGGATCAAGTAACGGACACGGTATTTCGTGTAACCGGGCGGGAGCCGAGTTCCCTAGAACAATTCATTTTGCTGAATAAGACGTGGTTTTCATCGGATAACCAAAGTTTACAGTGA
- a CDS encoding MerR family transcriptional regulator — protein sequence MHTVKEAALITGLTEHAIRFYTDKGLVPSVQRNQNNIRMFDEESINWLHGIKCLKQSGMPIEVIKTYVDLCLEGDATLPQRYELMMQHKEEAIAKLEEAKRHVAHLEQKTVLYQAILEHRSPDTMNPGNWDKIKHMHSDVFYSPAVQKA from the coding sequence GCCGCCCTAATTACCGGACTCACCGAGCATGCTATACGCTTTTATACCGATAAAGGCCTGGTGCCAAGCGTACAGCGCAATCAAAACAATATTCGGATGTTCGACGAGGAGTCGATCAACTGGCTGCACGGCATTAAATGTCTCAAGCAATCCGGAATGCCCATTGAAGTGATCAAAACCTATGTCGATCTCTGTCTCGAAGGAGATGCCACCCTCCCGCAGCGTTATGAACTCATGATGCAGCATAAAGAGGAGGCGATCGCTAAGCTCGAAGAAGCCAAGCGGCACGTTGCCCATTTGGAACAAAAAACCGTCCTCTATCAGGCTATTTTGGAACACCGCTCTCCTGACACGATGAACCCCGGCAATTGGGACAAAATCAAGCATATGCACAGTGACGTATTTTACTCGCCCGCTGTTCAGAAGGCGTGA